A stretch of the Bacteroidota bacterium genome encodes the following:
- a CDS encoding T9SS type A sorting domain-containing protein, with product MYKAWSIALLLFAFLLTVGNVAEAQNNVTFNVRMSIKMLEGSFLPGSGDIVRVAGSFNDWGNSLDTLRDIGTVDSIYEKTVSLPAGQIQYKYLKTLRGGLDWEGGDNRTHDVVAGNQTVSLAWFDHDSIYTPPANANVTFRVNMRVKMLEGTFRPDSGDIVRVAGSFNDWGNSLDTLRDAIPTDSIYQKTVSLTVGQNVQYKFLKTPNRGGLDWEGGDNRTYTVEAGDQTLPVVWFDYDSVVSVPVSGNVTYRVDMRALQQIGWFVPPGDTVQARGGFNSWGGTAMSLSALTGLYQLTLPYNGFSGEQSDYKFFLQLNPATAETRFPGFSTNNDGVQYDHPYTRGDGNRRLTFPQVGGNFNTDPFYFSDIHRFGTMNNTTDTCRVTISVNMGPATRYIDPFILGTDTLYLQWQDQAWVFNQVGNQGGAPFPLRRLMTRNGPTDSIYSTTFKVQGRTYYGMMYNYEYVHAGGGSVSEGGGLGTQNPYRSRFIQPTAANTFPATYSAPVDQWQKAAPLPAEVPPYGITNVREDNAPGIPVVYTLNQNYPNPFNPSTRIKYSIPENAKVTLRVYNLLGQQVAELVNQEQTRGNYVALFEGQSLASGVYFYRLETKNFTETKKMVLMK from the coding sequence ATGTACAAAGCATGGTCAATTGCCTTGCTGCTGTTTGCGTTCCTGCTGACCGTCGGTAATGTGGCAGAAGCGCAGAACAATGTTACCTTCAATGTGCGCATGTCGATCAAGATGCTGGAAGGATCGTTCCTCCCCGGCAGCGGCGACATTGTGCGCGTTGCGGGGAGTTTCAACGATTGGGGCAACTCGCTCGATACGTTGCGTGATATCGGCACGGTTGACAGTATCTACGAGAAGACCGTCAGTTTGCCTGCAGGCCAGATCCAATACAAGTACCTCAAGACATTACGGGGAGGATTGGATTGGGAAGGCGGCGACAACCGGACGCATGACGTTGTTGCTGGAAACCAAACCGTATCCCTTGCCTGGTTTGACCACGACTCGATCTACACACCTCCCGCAAACGCCAATGTCACGTTTCGTGTCAACATGCGGGTGAAGATGCTTGAGGGTACATTCCGCCCTGATAGCGGTGATATCGTAAGGGTAGCCGGCAGTTTCAACGACTGGGGTAACTCGCTCGATACATTGAGAGACGCGATACCGACCGACAGTATCTACCAAAAAACAGTTTCGCTTACCGTAGGCCAGAACGTTCAATACAAATTCCTCAAAACCCCGAATCGCGGCGGCTTGGATTGGGAAGGCGGCGACAATAGAACGTACACCGTGGAAGCCGGAGATCAAACGCTTCCGGTTGTCTGGTTTGACTACGATTCCGTGGTGAGCGTGCCTGTCAGCGGAAACGTCACGTACCGTGTCGATATGCGCGCATTGCAGCAAATCGGCTGGTTTGTTCCGCCCGGTGATACTGTGCAGGCTCGCGGCGGTTTCAACAGTTGGGGAGGTACGGCTATGTCCTTGAGTGCGCTGACCGGATTGTACCAGCTCACGCTTCCTTACAATGGCTTCTCCGGCGAGCAATCGGACTACAAATTCTTCCTGCAACTCAACCCTGCAACGGCGGAAACACGCTTTCCCGGATTCAGCACGAACAACGATGGTGTGCAGTATGACCATCCGTACACTCGCGGAGATGGAAATCGCAGACTTACGTTTCCTCAAGTAGGCGGCAACTTCAATACGGATCCGTTCTACTTCAGCGACATCCACCGGTTCGGTACGATGAACAATACGACGGATACCTGCCGGGTAACGATCAGCGTGAATATGGGTCCGGCCACTCGCTACATCGACCCGTTCATTCTTGGGACTGACACGCTGTACCTTCAGTGGCAGGATCAGGCTTGGGTCTTTAATCAAGTAGGAAACCAGGGCGGTGCCCCGTTCCCGTTGCGACGCCTCATGACACGCAACGGTCCGACCGACAGCATCTACTCGACTACATTCAAAGTCCAGGGCAGAACGTATTACGGCATGATGTACAACTATGAGTATGTACATGCCGGCGGCGGTTCGGTTTCCGAGGGTGGCGGGCTTGGAACTCAGAATCCATACCGTTCTCGCTTCATCCAGCCGACAGCGGCGAATACATTCCCCGCTACCTATTCGGCTCCGGTAGATCAATGGCAGAAAGCGGCTCCGCTTCCCGCGGAAGTGCCGCCGTACGGGATAACCAACGTTCGTGAGGACAACGCGCCGGGAATTCCGGTTGTCTATACGTTGAACCAGAACTATCCGAACCCGTTCAATCCTTCAACACGCATCAAATACTCGATTCCCGAGAATGCGAAGGTAACGCTCCGTGTATACAACCTGCTCGGCCAGCAAGTGGCAGAGTTGGTAAACCAGGAGCAAACGAGAGGGAACTACGTTGCGCTGTTCGAAGGCCAGAGTCTCGCATCGGGTGTCTACTTCTACCGTCTCGAGACCAAGAATTTCACAGAAACGAAGAAGATGGTTCTGATGAAATAA
- a CDS encoding PorV/PorQ family protein has protein sequence MNMKTMNRYSVRVILLAVSIASSGISQPVTKVGTTAAKFLSIPVGSRAIGMGGAFTGIANDASAMYWNPGGIARIYQTEAVFYHSDWIADIKFNYGGVVIPVGSLGTVGLSFTSVSMDDMERTTELQPEGTSQFFSAGSFAVAASYAKNLTDWFSIGGTVKYVNEHIWNSSATGFAVDIGTLFSTPFPGLTFGAGISNFGTKMNMTGDDLLVPVGVSNNSGSNQNINARLATDDFDLPLTLRIGLAYQPLNDEDQQLTFAVDAYHPNDNSESINIGGEYIVFERIVALRAGYKGLGLKGSEEELTLGAGLNYEITPGLRLKFDYAFQKFGRLSNVNNFAVSVVF, from the coding sequence ATGAACATGAAAACAATGAACAGATACAGTGTACGTGTTATTCTCCTTGCAGTGTCAATTGCCTCTTCCGGTATTTCGCAACCTGTGACCAAGGTCGGTACCACGGCCGCAAAATTCCTCAGCATCCCGGTGGGTTCACGCGCCATCGGCATGGGCGGGGCGTTCACCGGAATAGCGAATGATGCTTCTGCAATGTATTGGAACCCCGGCGGGATTGCGCGCATTTACCAAACGGAGGCGGTGTTCTACCATTCGGACTGGATAGCCGATATTAAGTTCAATTACGGCGGTGTGGTGATTCCGGTCGGAAGTCTGGGAACAGTGGGTCTTAGCTTCACATCGGTTTCGATGGATGATATGGAGCGAACTACGGAGCTGCAGCCCGAGGGCACAAGCCAGTTTTTCAGCGCCGGGAGCTTTGCGGTTGCGGCCTCCTATGCAAAGAATCTGACGGATTGGTTCTCCATCGGCGGAACCGTGAAATACGTGAACGAACATATCTGGAATTCCAGCGCTACCGGTTTTGCGGTGGATATCGGTACGCTGTTCTCCACACCATTCCCGGGCCTTACATTCGGAGCAGGAATTTCCAATTTCGGGACGAAGATGAACATGACGGGAGACGACTTGTTGGTTCCTGTCGGTGTTTCGAACAACAGCGGCTCGAATCAGAACATCAATGCACGACTCGCCACCGACGATTTCGATTTGCCGCTGACACTCCGGATCGGCCTGGCGTACCAGCCGCTGAACGACGAGGATCAGCAACTCACGTTTGCGGTGGATGCGTATCATCCCAACGATAATTCCGAAAGCATCAATATCGGCGGGGAGTATATCGTGTTCGAGCGGATTGTTGCTCTCCGGGCGGGGTACAAGGGGTTGGGGTTGAAAGGATCTGAAGAAGAACTCACGTTGGGCGCCGGCCTGAACTATGAGATCACACCGGGGCTCAGACTCAAGTTCGACTATGCGTTCCAGAAATTCGGCAGGCTGAGCAACGTGAACAACTTTGCCGTAAGCGTCGTTTTCTAA
- a CDS encoding tetratricopeptide repeat protein: MEKRRKQRDPRSSAELPSSRKILFSAVLLLLPLLFFGTLEVTLRLFEYGGDLDLVVRRQVGKNEFYSINRSVANRYFAQTGTTVPEPADDTFEIKKQPNTKRVFCLGESTMAGFPYEFHATSPGFLRDRLRAALPQYNIEVVNVGLSAVGSYVVLDFIDELARYEPDLFVLYVGHNEFYGAYGVGSTVAVAGGPLLTRLTLTLLKFKSFLLLRDCYAWVFRLFSSEQGTPVGTMMQQMAATKTIPLGSSTYHEAKEIYRDNIRRIINVAKKKNVPIVFTTLVSNLKDHPPFVSVFNEDSSREHHAAWKRLIREGDEATLPADAAVKYREATELDTMNAEAYYKLGKALFTSHKYRESLAALIEAKDKDALRFRATEEFQHLLRTTCAENNVPVARADSAFAARSPGGIIGGELILEHLHPNIEGYFLMAKTMFETVRSRGLLATPQEWSEGNEPSDRELMELSTVSEFDSIVGALKVEFLKRRWPFQAGTTDFNFVPRNRVEEFALQYVQNRIPWSDARYQLAEYYAGIGQYDFARRECNAVARVIPFSYNPLLRIADYYRMEGKRKESVEVYKACIAVEDNPYAHIKLGLTYLEDERPQDALEEFQAVFNADREFTDKLPADAASAARYLFGVAYAKLGRFVDAKQEIQRALAINPRNEDARDLLQQIEQITSSPQAGK; encoded by the coding sequence TTGGAAAAACGTCGGAAACAACGTGACCCGCGCTCCTCTGCTGAACTGCCTTCCTCCCGAAAGATTCTCTTCTCGGCAGTACTTCTTCTTTTGCCTCTCCTCTTCTTCGGCACGCTCGAAGTCACACTTCGCCTCTTTGAATATGGCGGCGACCTTGACCTTGTTGTCAGGCGGCAGGTTGGAAAGAATGAATTCTACTCTATCAACCGGTCTGTGGCAAATCGTTATTTCGCGCAAACCGGAACAACGGTTCCCGAACCAGCGGATGATACGTTTGAGATCAAGAAGCAGCCGAATACCAAACGTGTCTTCTGTCTTGGCGAATCGACAATGGCGGGGTTTCCGTATGAATTTCACGCAACTTCCCCGGGATTCCTGCGTGACCGCCTCAGAGCAGCACTTCCACAATACAATATCGAAGTCGTCAATGTCGGCCTCTCCGCCGTCGGCAGCTACGTGGTTCTTGATTTTATTGATGAACTTGCCCGGTACGAACCCGACCTCTTTGTATTGTACGTCGGCCACAATGAATTCTACGGCGCGTACGGCGTAGGATCGACGGTGGCTGTTGCCGGAGGCCCGCTGTTGACGCGTTTGACCCTGACTCTGCTCAAGTTCAAGTCGTTCCTTCTTCTCAGGGATTGCTATGCGTGGGTATTCCGATTGTTCTCGTCGGAACAAGGCACACCCGTGGGAACAATGATGCAGCAAATGGCGGCAACCAAAACCATCCCGCTCGGATCTTCGACCTATCATGAAGCGAAGGAAATCTATCGGGATAACATCAGGCGAATCATTAATGTCGCGAAAAAGAAGAACGTCCCGATTGTCTTCACGACATTGGTGAGCAATCTCAAAGATCATCCCCCGTTTGTGTCGGTGTTCAACGAAGACTCCTCCCGGGAACATCACGCCGCGTGGAAGCGACTTATCCGTGAGGGGGATGAAGCGACACTTCCGGCAGATGCGGCAGTGAAGTATCGCGAAGCAACTGAACTCGATACCATGAACGCCGAAGCATACTACAAACTCGGGAAGGCTCTCTTCACCTCTCATAAATACAGGGAATCTCTCGCCGCCCTGATAGAAGCAAAGGACAAAGATGCATTGCGATTCAGAGCAACCGAGGAATTCCAGCACCTACTCCGAACCACATGCGCGGAAAACAATGTCCCCGTTGCCCGCGCTGATTCCGCGTTTGCAGCCCGTTCCCCCGGCGGAATCATCGGCGGGGAGCTGATTCTGGAACATCTGCATCCGAACATCGAGGGCTATTTTCTGATGGCAAAGACGATGTTCGAGACGGTAAGAAGTCGTGGACTTCTTGCAACGCCACAGGAGTGGTCGGAAGGGAACGAGCCAAGCGACAGAGAACTGATGGAACTCTCGACGGTATCGGAGTTCGACAGTATTGTCGGCGCGCTGAAAGTGGAGTTCCTCAAACGACGTTGGCCTTTTCAGGCGGGCACAACGGATTTCAATTTTGTTCCACGAAACCGCGTCGAGGAGTTCGCTCTACAGTACGTCCAAAACAGAATCCCCTGGTCCGATGCGAGATATCAGCTCGCCGAGTATTACGCCGGCATCGGTCAGTACGATTTTGCGCGGAGGGAATGCAACGCCGTTGCAAGGGTAATCCCCTTTTCCTACAATCCTCTTCTCCGTATCGCCGACTACTACCGGATGGAGGGAAAGCGCAAGGAGTCAGTCGAAGTATATAAGGCATGTATTGCTGTCGAAGATAACCCTTACGCTCATATCAAACTCGGATTGACATATCTTGAGGACGAGCGGCCCCAAGACGCCTTGGAGGAGTTTCAAGCTGTATTCAACGCTGACCGGGAGTTTACCGACAAGCTCCCGGCCGATGCTGCTTCGGCAGCGAGGTACTTGTTTGGTGTTGCATACGCAAAGTTAGGAAGGTTCGTTGACGCGAAACAAGAAATACAGAGAGCATTGGCAATCAATCCGAGGAACGAAGACGCACGCGACCTACTTCAACAAATCGAACAGATCACGTCATCACCGCAGGCCGGAAAATAA
- a CDS encoding tetratricopeptide repeat protein: MKKKRPSNATNRNEPEHATLPSSKKRAFAILTLLTPVILLAVAEGSLRVFGYGPNLSLFNKETHNGTEYCIVNPQVASRYFSSITFNPSTAPDYFLASKPDTTYRIFCLGGSTTAGFPYQFGGAFSAHLRDRLHAKFPERHIEVINLGMTATNSFTVLDIAEDIFPYKPDLLIVYDGHNEFYGALGISSNETLGSTRWLTRLYLKAVHLKIFLVMRDAYFTAGSLFRKDTPPQQTGGTMMEQLAKGQYVAYGNEEYWQAHAIYRQNLVDLRELCRKHSVPVLVGSQVSNLRDQPPFVSEPSGHLTPDRKRMFDDVYKSGLNDLRNGNFSSAVTNFVEATTYDSLRADARFLLAQSLDSSGQKPDALREYTKARDLDLLRFRASTDLNTIMREVADESTMFFVDIERKFRANAEDSLIGKTLLLEHLHPTEFGNFLIAKEYQWMMHWHKIMATQEEWNRRAATPDELLWEGRTVTELDRLAAQRRIQVLTSSWPFTDVDKPVPPPAHTDTLGLIVHEWTKGNLTWEQAHVRAAQYHERRGDIENEIREYRTLMKLLPLNVSPYLFLAKAYLKQQQNQEAASVLLRSLHVEKTWFAYKTLGILALEPEVAIPFLQNAVGISSNPDQKAEALYLLAATHLRAQQRAKALEQLREAVQASPGFTPARELLDLLTAKGT, translated from the coding sequence AGTCTATTTAACAAGGAAACTCACAACGGAACGGAGTATTGCATCGTCAACCCTCAAGTTGCTTCGAGATATTTTTCCTCAATCACCTTCAATCCCAGCACGGCGCCTGACTATTTTTTGGCAAGCAAGCCGGACACAACGTACCGGATCTTCTGTCTTGGAGGCTCAACCACAGCAGGATTCCCCTATCAATTCGGCGGGGCTTTCTCCGCGCACCTTCGGGATCGTCTGCACGCAAAGTTCCCCGAACGTCATATTGAGGTAATTAACCTCGGGATGACTGCAACGAATAGTTTCACCGTTCTCGACATTGCCGAGGATATCTTCCCCTACAAACCCGATCTCTTGATAGTCTATGATGGCCACAACGAGTTTTACGGCGCTCTCGGCATCTCGTCAAACGAAACTCTTGGTTCAACCCGCTGGTTGACCCGGCTGTATCTCAAAGCTGTTCATCTCAAGATATTCCTCGTAATGCGCGATGCTTACTTCACGGCAGGCTCGTTATTTAGGAAAGACACCCCACCGCAGCAGACCGGAGGGACTATGATGGAGCAGCTTGCGAAAGGACAATACGTCGCTTATGGAAACGAAGAATATTGGCAGGCTCACGCCATCTACCGGCAAAACCTTGTCGACCTGAGAGAGCTCTGCCGAAAGCATAGCGTTCCCGTCTTAGTCGGCTCGCAGGTATCGAACTTGCGTGACCAGCCGCCATTCGTATCTGAACCTTCCGGCCACCTTACACCAGACCGGAAGCGGATGTTCGATGATGTATACAAAAGCGGACTCAACGACCTTCGAAATGGGAATTTCTCATCCGCTGTCACGAACTTCGTGGAAGCAACAACGTATGACTCACTTCGTGCCGATGCGCGCTTTCTGCTTGCTCAGAGTCTCGATTCATCAGGCCAGAAGCCCGACGCGCTACGGGAATACACCAAGGCGCGTGACCTTGATCTGCTGCGATTCAGAGCAAGCACGGATTTGAATACAATCATGCGTGAAGTTGCCGACGAGAGCACAATGTTCTTTGTTGATATAGAGAGGAAGTTTCGCGCCAACGCCGAGGATTCTCTCATCGGAAAGACACTGTTGCTCGAACACCTTCACCCGACAGAATTCGGCAATTTCCTGATTGCCAAAGAGTATCAGTGGATGATGCATTGGCATAAAATCATGGCAACTCAAGAGGAATGGAACCGGAGGGCGGCCACGCCGGACGAGTTGTTGTGGGAGGGTCGAACCGTAACAGAGCTTGACCGTCTTGCCGCGCAACGTAGAATACAAGTTCTTACGTCGTCATGGCCATTCACTGACGTTGACAAGCCTGTCCCGCCTCCGGCACACACCGACACTTTGGGCTTGATCGTTCATGAATGGACAAAAGGAAACTTGACTTGGGAGCAAGCTCACGTCAGGGCAGCGCAATACCACGAACGACGCGGCGATATTGAGAACGAAATCCGTGAATACCGTACGCTGATGAAATTGTTGCCGCTGAATGTATCGCCCTACCTGTTCTTGGCCAAAGCGTACCTCAAGCAGCAACAAAACCAGGAAGCCGCGTCGGTATTGCTGCGTTCGTTGCATGTCGAGAAGACGTGGTTTGCGTACAAGACATTGGGCATTCTCGCTCTCGAACCGGAGGTAGCAATACCATTTTTGCAGAACGCCGTGGGCATCTCATCAAACCCCGATCAGAAGGCCGAGGCTCTGTATCTTCTTGCGGCAACACACTTGCGCGCACAACAGCGCGCAAAAGCGTTGGAGCAGCTTCGGGAAGCCGTTCAAGCAAGTCCGGGTTTTACCCCCGCACGTGAATTGCTCGATCTCCTTACCGCGAAGGGTACCTGA